Within Bactrocera oleae isolate idBacOlea1 chromosome 6, idBacOlea1, whole genome shotgun sequence, the genomic segment CTCGCCACTCAACGTGTTAGCGTGTTTGTTGCTACCAATGCTGCCGTAGGGGCCGTGATTGTGATTGAAATGGTCTTGCGTGAGGCGTAAGTAACGATCGGCTGTGGTCGTGCGTTGTCCGTTTTGATTGGTAAGATGCTGGCTGTAGGGTGGCTCGTGGGAGAGCGAACTTTCAGCGCGTTCGTGAGACTTCGGCTCACGACGTGCGCTGCCGAAGCGTGGCAACGAAGACAGTGCATGTGCATGTGGCGGTGGTGGCGGCGGTTTACCGTTGGGGATTTTATTAACGGTATTGCTGTTGCTGGTTGTGTTGTTGTTCGTCATCATGTGTATCTGGCTGAGTTGTACGAAAGGCGACTGCAATTCGGCGGGCAGTGTGCCATTAGCATGTACACCATTCGGTACTTGCAATTGTTGTAGGGTGTTTGTGgcagtcgttgttgttgttgttgcattattGGCATTCACCGTCGCCGTCGAGGTACCCCAACCTCGATGTGGAGGTGGGGGTGGTGCTTCTAGCTATAGTTCGGTGACTGGTATGGGCCGGGAGCCCATATACGGTTGCGTCTGTTGCATATTGTAACCGACACTGTTGGTGAATTGCATTGTTGGTTGTATGCTGAGGCTGCAAGGGTGTTGCTGCCGCGTCATGTACTCTTCGTCCGAGCAAGTCTTCTGGTACTCGCGCTCTTTGCGACCCAACGCTGAATTGCCCCAACCGCCTTTGAGCGTCTCCCGTATGCGTCGGCGACAGCCATaaatcagcaacaacaagccgGTTATGGTAGctgttgtaacaacaacaaccactatgATCATCGCCTGTTGTTTTGTGTCACTATGCGAGCAGCCGAGCATAGCTGGGGAAAGCTGCGCCAGTGGCTCTTTACGCATAGGCTCGGGATAAACGCACATCACGTCGATGAGCTTGTCAGTGGTGGAGTTCTTAGAGACAAGCAAATTTCGCAGCCACAACACTTGACAATCGCAAACTATCGGATTGTCAGAGAGATCGAGTGTTTGTAGATCGGTCCATGGTACGAGTCCCTCGGCAAGCGTATGCAGATCATTTTCTTTAAGTATGACATGATGCAGGTGTGGCAGTCCTCCCAGAGCGTTCTCCTGCACTTCCTGCAACATTTTGTTGGATGAAAGATTCAAATGTTCCAGATTGGTGTTGGCGCTAAAAGCGCCATTTTGCACACTACGCAAGCGCTGTGCGCCTGTAATTTCCAGCTTTCGTAACTGCGTTAGTCCACCAAAAGCGCCATTGCCAATCACCTCGAAATCATTCTGCCCCAACAGTAGTTCCTCTAGTCTTTCCAAGTGACTTAGCGCAGTTGTCGGTACCACCGGTAACCGGTTATCGGCTAGATCTAAGTACCGCAATCCTTCTAAGCCCTTCAATGCTTCGGCGGAGATATTGTGTAAGCCAGCTCCGCGTAAATCCAAGCGTGTCAATCCTTTGAGATCAATAAAAGCTTGCGCTTGTATGGACGTAAATGAGTTAGTGCCCAAATAAAGCTCAGCTAAATTGGGCATGGCTTGGAATATGCTAGGCGCCGGCACTGTAGTCAATGTATTGTCATCCAGATAGAGTGTACGTAGATTCACCAAACCATCAAATGCATGCGGATCAATGCGATTGATACGATTTTGGCCCAAATTCAATTCCGCCAGTTTTGACATTTTCGCAAAGGTGCCTTGTTCGAGCTCGGCCAGCAGATTGCCACGCAAATTGAGCACCGTCAATGCGGCCAAGCCCACAAAGGTCATATTACTAATTTGGCCGATTTTATTATGATTCAAATGCAGCTCTTGCAGCTTGCGTTGGAACTGAAATGTACGCATCGGCAGTGTGACCAAGTCATTGTAGGAGAGGTCCAGGAACAAAAGCTCCGCATAAAATTGCAGCGATGAGTCGATGGTCTTGATGTTATTAGTTTGTATGACCAAGCGCTGTATGAAAGGATTCAGTGTGATGGGCAGCACATCTAGCGTGCCTTCGCCGCACTTCACCACCAAAGTGTCATCGTCGCACTGACAACTGCTTGGGCAATTCGCCAATGCATTCGTCGACGCCACTAGTAGCGTGAGCACGCAGAGACAGCTCAGAAGTGTGCAGTGTGTTGTGTGCGCAAGAGATCTACTTTTCATGTACACTCGCTGTTGGTAAGGAGCTGTTACGGTACTTCGCCGGTTTTGTGAATGCGTCGTTGCCATTTTCGAATTTGTTCTTTTAGCTTTATATAGTTTGTTACCGTTATTAGTTAGTTGACCTCGTGGTTATGTTTTTATAGCGAGAATTCTGTTGTTTTGAACATACGTTCTGTTGTTGTGCGTTGTTTCTGGGCTATGTCAAGTGCTTCGAcatgtattttgtttattttgaaacTTCATTCGAAGAGTAAGCCTTGTTTACAACTGCAATGAGAAGACGAAGAGAAGACGGTTAGTGGTATACCTTTTTAGTCATCtttaatacacaattttttgttgtctACGGTTTTTAAGACtaattttgagaatattttatttataaatgtagaGAAGCTTTTTGGTATATAGTAAAATTTTCGGTAAACAATACTTTAGTACAAATTAAATGTTTGGAAATAGCAAATTCACCAACTATGAAACTATGTTAgtcatattcgaatttttttttaactaaatgccTTGCAAACAGGTTTcggaatacatatgtataaacgtaGGGCTTTGAAGACTTTCGTATGGatattattctataattttaCAAATCAGTTGGCAATGATGATTTCAATAATACCTTTTTtagaaagttttaattttatatcggTATTATATTTTGCAGATTTCTAattgtatctcgcgttgtataagtccgTTGGGGTTCGGCTGCATGGCATTAGAAAGATAacattttgtactaaaaaagcttttataatggttttgtgattggtttattcagttttgtttaagcgcgcgtcaaagatggacactaacaaagagaaaatagctatattttaaagtttttcttcgataagagcgaaaacgcaagccggtttatggtcctgatactgtaacagccaatcatatgcaattttggtttcgtcgatttcgttccggtaattttgatgtcaaagatgcaccacgctctggaagaccaattatcgaaaaaatcattcaaataatggaaatcgccgagttcaaacatcgattacgattgtccaggacctaaacattgcacaaaaagcCGTTTGCAATCATTTGAGTAAGGCCGGATACGAagaataataattaaagcatgtatagctgtcttcgattcgagAGTAACAAATCGAACAAGCTATATACCAGATGCTCAAATAAACgggcagcacttgtggtgcaCTCCTGAGCCAACATGTCTTCTAACGCATGCGCATTGCGCAATAGTGTTATGCTTTTTTCTTAgtgctaaaattcttttttttcgctttaaaaAATGATGCTGTAATCCTTTGCTGATTTAAGTCATAAGTTTTataaatgcaagaaaaaaattaatttttattttcatttgtcatttgaaccatttacaatagtaaaactgaacTAAAATAAGCAAAGCAAAACTTTGTAGCTTTGTAGGTAACGGCAATACCACTTTAAAGAGGTATCCGCTTACTCGTTTGCACGAATTCAACTCAATAACTGTGTTATtgcttatatatgtaatttctcCTCCTTTTGACTTTTTTAACAATATTGTTACATATTGTAATTAAGCACAGCTGCTAACTCTTTTATATGAACTTATATTTAAAGCTTTGACTTCGTCATAAACTTTGTATAAGTCACACTATAatgattaatgaaaaattaaagcatTTGTTATCTAAAAATATTCTCTTGTAAGAACATACCAGCTCGTTGCAATATCCGGCCACAAACGAGGGAGAAATGAACTTACAAAACGACGTCGGCGtat encodes:
- the LOC138857912 gene encoding uncharacterized protein, with amino-acid sequence MMTNNNTTSNSNTVNKIPNGKPPPPPPHAHALSSLPRFGSARREPKSHERAESSLSHEPPYSQHLTNQNGQRTTTADRYLRLTQDHFNHNHGPYGSIGSNKHANTLSGERSPRESECNYIHNNSHYSLPLDHALSAVTPTPTPPPPALPVRNGQLMPLSSNNTGVQRMPAYNNNNCSNGYATIGGGGNHFGGGVAIGVGGNNNNGSLRRYH
- the LOC106621805 gene encoding leucine-rich repeat neuronal protein 2, whose protein sequence is MATTHSQNRRSTVTAPYQQRVYMKSRSLAHTTHCTLLSCLCVLTLLVASTNALANCPSSCQCDDDTLVVKCGEGTLDVLPITLNPFIQRLVIQTNNIKTIDSSLQFYAELLFLDLSYNDLVTLPMRTFQFQRKLQELHLNHNKIGQISNMTFVGLAALTVLNLRGNLLAELEQGTFAKMSKLAELNLGQNRINRIDPHAFDGLVNLRTLYLDDNTLTTVPAPSIFQAMPNLAELYLGTNSFTSIQAQAFIDLKGLTRLDLRGAGLHNISAEALKGLEGLRYLDLADNRLPVVPTTALSHLERLEELLLGQNDFEVIGNGAFGGLTQLRKLEITGAQRLRSVQNGAFSANTNLEHLNLSSNKMLQEVQENALGGLPHLHHVILKENDLHTLAEGLVPWTDLQTLDLSDNPIVCDCQVLWLRNLLVSKNSTTDKLIDVMCVYPEPMRKEPLAQLSPAMLGCSHSDTKQQAMIIVVVVVTTATITGLLLLIYGCRRRIRETLKGGWGNSALGRKEREYQKTCSDEEYMTRQQHPCSLSIQPTMQFTNSVGYNMQQTQPYMGSRPIPVTEL